The DNA region CACGATGGTTCCCTCGTCGATACCGGATACAGCCGGTTTTGGAACGAGGAAATGTTTGATCTCTTCCAGAGATGTTTCATTCTTTAAAACGATCCTGGCATGAGCGATCGATTCGACAAGCTCCTCGATCCTGGCATGCTCTTCGGGACTCTCCACGAAGACGTAGCCTTTGATATCTTCCGGCACGACTACTGCGGTGACGACGACGTCCGTCATATTGTTCTCGATTGCCTCGCGGATGTTATCGGCAACGGTCCGCTCGTGCTTGGATGTCGTCTTTAAGATATAGTAGTGATTGCCAAACTTTGATTCAGTCATAGTTATGGAAGGAGATATTCAAATATCAGATATATCAGAAATCCGAGAACGCCGATAAGTACGATTCCTACTGCAGCGACTGCGGAAATTTTCCAGAACTCCTCTTTTGTAGGTCTGCGTGCAAGTTTTAGAACACGGATATATTTTCTGAAGAATTCTGAGACACTTGCTTTCGTAATCTCCGGTTTCTTTATCTGGACGGAAGGGAGTGCCTTTTTTTCATCGGTCTTTTTCTCGTTTTTAGCCATGTATTCACCTCAGGAAGTCAATCTCAAACTTTGAGCGCTGGACCTGACTTGATTGTGATGCCCTAGATATTTGTTCCTGCTTACCATAAATCTGTGGTGACTGGACACCCGTGACGATAAGCATGGTCCGCATACGGCCCTCCATCTTCGGGTCGACCTGGACACCCCATATAATACGCGCAGATGGATCGATTCTCTGATAAACTTCCTGGACAACACCTTCGGCCTCGACCATCGTCATATCGGGTCCGCCGATAACGTTGATGAGAGCAGCGGTCGCGCCGGTGATGTCGACATCCAGAAGCGGAGAACGCAGAGCTTTCTTGATCGAGTCGGTTGCTTTGTCCTCGCTGTCGGAATCGCCGACACCGATCATGGCAATACCGCCCTGTTCCATAACGGTCCGGACATCGGCAAAGTCGAGGTTCACGAGACCCGGGAGCG from Methanocorpusculum labreanum Z includes:
- a CDS encoding transcription elongation factor Spt5 — translated: MTESKFGNHYYILKTTSKHERTVADNIREAIENNMTDVVVTAVVVPEDIKGYVFVESPEEHARIEELVESIAHARIVLKNETSLEEIKHFLVPKPAVSGIDEGTIVELIAGPFKGEKAVVKRVDHTKEEITVELYESIVPIPITIRGDNVRVIDRNQD
- a CDS encoding protein translocase SEC61 complex subunit gamma — encoded protein: MAKNEKKTDEKKALPSVQIKKPEITKASVSEFFRKYIRVLKLARRPTKEEFWKISAVAAVGIVLIGVLGFLIYLIFEYLLP